In Dermacentor silvarum isolate Dsil-2018 chromosome 2, BIME_Dsil_1.4, whole genome shotgun sequence, the following proteins share a genomic window:
- the LOC125943569 gene encoding uncharacterized protein LOC125943569, whose product MAAQWQAQQPSGWDPLQEDPRAVPYFEAYPAAPTPGAYYLAAATPGTPGTPGTPGTPWMPGTPAADEYQKKRLDDHGAGSWSLLLLRVCAIGIVLSVCGLIAFVMLGGGSLMKDSDADTTTAAAPAAAAAATKSASTTKIATTTSSRPKYSATKIRHRTTERTEPSTQTTEDSREIYQEEPIIVRGNMTLSFAGNKRKLYLGKVSVPAYGRRLRDSRRL is encoded by the exons ATGGCGGCGCAGTGGCAGGCTCAACAGCCGTCAGGATGGGACCCCCTGCAGGAAGATCCGCGCGCGGTTCCCTACTTCGAGGCGTACCCGGCTGCGCCCACGCCCGGCGCATACTACCTCGCTGCGGCGACGCCTGGGACGCCCGGGACACCGGGGACACCCGGGACACCCTGGATGCCCGGGACTCCGGCGGCAGACGAATATCAGAAGAAGCGTTTGGACGACCACGGCGCTGGCTCGTGGTCCCTGCTCCTGCTGCGCGTGTGCGCCATAGGGATCGTGCTGTCAGTGTGTGGCCTGATTGCCTTCGTCATGTTGGGCGGCGGCAGCTTGATGAAAGACAGTGACGCTGATACCACTACCGCCGCcgcccccgccgccgccgccgccgccaccaaaAGCGCGAGCACCACCAAAATCGCCACCACCACCTCCTCAAGACCCAAGTATTCTGCGACAAAGATAAGGCACCGTACAACTGAAAG GACCGAACCGAGCACCCAAACGACGGAGGATTCACGGGAAATCTACCAGGAAGAACCGATCATCGTCAGGGGGAATATGACTCTGTCTTTCGCTGGTAACAAGAGGAAGCTGTACCTGGGCAAAGTATCT GTGCCGGCGTATGGCCGCCGCCTTCGAGACTCGCGCCGGCTGTGA
- the LOC125943677 gene encoding uncharacterized protein LOC125943677: MAAQWQAQQPAGWNALQEDPRAVPYYEAYPGAPMPDAYYPAAPTPGTLAANEYRKKRSDDYGVDSCSLILLRVGAIGIMLLVCGLVAFVMVAGIGWIKSSDADTTTESTTTTFSTGQSFVIQIRHRASESLPTVVGTEPRTEPRTEPTEDSREIYSEEPIAVLGNKTLSFHGNKKAVYRDEVLPNVPLKRAPRRPRKLHRNAATARRNRTSTTLE; the protein is encoded by the exons ATGGCGGCGCAGTGGCAGGCTCAACAGCCGGCAGGATGGAACGCCCTGCAGGAAGACCCCCGCGCGGTGCCCTACTACGAGGCGTACCCGGGTGCGCCGATGCCCGACGCGTACTACCCCGCTGCGCCGACGCCCGGGACGCTGGCGGCGAACGAATATCGGAAGAAGCGTTCGGACGACTACGGCGTTGACTCGTGTTCCCTGATCCTGTTGCGTGTGGGTGCCATAGGGATCATGCTGTTAGTGTGTGGCCTGGTAGCCTTCGTCATGGTGGCCGGGATTGGCTGGATCAAGAGCAGTGACGCAGATACCACCACCGAAAGCACAACCACCACCTTCTCAACGGGCCAGTCTTTTGTCATACAGATAAGGCACCGTGCAAGTGAAAG CTTGCCTACTGTCGTCGG GACCGAACCGAGGACCGAACCGAGGACCGAACCCACGGAGGATTCGCGGGAAATCTACTCGGAAGAACCGATCGCCGTCTTGGGGAATAAGACCCTGTCTTTCCATGGAAACAAGAAGGCGGTGTACCGTGACGAAGTACTT CCAAACGTCCCACTGAAGCGTGCCCCTCGGCGTCCACGAAAGCTTCATCGCAATGCCGCTACGGCTCGAAGAAACAGAACCAGCACGACGCTGGAATGA